Proteins from one Sphingopyxis terrae subsp. terrae NBRC 15098 genomic window:
- a CDS encoding TIGR00341 family protein: MSAIIAGLGMRSGQTAVVIGAMIIAPLLGPTMGLALAATVGNWKLGSQAMITLVIGSALSVLAGIAIGVIVTIDPLTPELRNRTLVQPSDVALALACGGAGVLAFSRGASLSLVGVMVAVALVPPLTAAGIYTGAGYPAAGANALFLFTVNLVCVNVAGILTFLFQGLPPKSWRMTASIILVWLLILTLLMSMMAGTIFLDIGSWDSLIGNIAPAE; this comes from the coding sequence GGGATGCGCAGCGGGCAAACGGCCGTTGTTATCGGTGCAATGATCATTGCACCCTTGCTCGGCCCCACGATGGGCCTCGCGCTGGCGGCGACTGTGGGCAATTGGAAGCTAGGCAGTCAGGCAATGATCACGCTGGTCATTGGCAGCGCTCTCTCCGTCTTGGCAGGCATTGCGATTGGTGTGATCGTGACGATAGATCCTCTGACCCCAGAATTGCGCAATCGGACGCTGGTCCAGCCCTCTGACGTTGCCCTTGCCCTTGCATGCGGCGGTGCCGGGGTGCTGGCATTCAGCCGAGGGGCATCGCTCTCCCTGGTTGGCGTGATGGTGGCGGTTGCGCTGGTTCCCCCGTTGACCGCTGCAGGCATCTATACAGGCGCTGGATATCCTGCTGCTGGCGCCAACGCGCTTTTCCTATTCACGGTCAACCTGGTATGCGTAAACGTGGCAGGCATCCTGACATTTCTCTTCCAAGGCCTCCCGCCCAAGAGCTGGCGGATGACAGCAAGCATCATTCTGGTGTGGTTGCTGATCCTAACCCTGCTCATGTCGATGATGGCCGGGACTATTTTTCTCGACATCGGCTCTTGGGACAGTCTGATCGGCAATATCGCGCCCGCAGAGTGA